In a single window of the Nicotiana tomentosiformis chromosome 10, ASM39032v3, whole genome shotgun sequence genome:
- the LOC138899737 gene encoding uncharacterized protein, giving the protein MNGEEQKRLKWFERLRPPSFSGTKSEDAQDFLDICQRILCTTGILETNGVSFTTFQLIGASFRWWETYERSRPVGATPLSWHEFSVLLLEKFVSQTRREELRRQLEHLCQEDLSVTQYEMRFSELARHAVWLVPTEREKIRRFINGINQQFHFVMTLGNVAGARRLEMVRIQEREER; this is encoded by the coding sequence atgaatggcgaggagcagaagagactaaaGTGGTTTGAGAGACTCcgtcctccatcattcagtggaactaagtcagaggatgctcaagatttCTTAGACATATGCCAGCGGATTCTTtgtacaacgggtattctggagaccaatggggtctcatttactacttttcagctaatCGGGGcatccttcagatggtgggagacttatgagagaagcagaccagttggtgcaacaccactttcatggcatgagttctcagtattattattggagaagtttgtgtcacagacccgcagggaggagctgcgcaggcagttggAGCATCTATGTCAGGAAGACTTGtccgtgacccagtatgagatgcggttttcagaattggctcgtcatgcagtttggttggttcccactgagagggagaagataaggaggttcattaatggcatCAACCAGCAGTTTCATTTTGTTATGACTTTGGGGAATGTAGCAGGTGCTCGGCGGCTAGAGATGGTCCGtattcaggagcgtgaggagagatAG